Proteins encoded together in one Bactrocera neohumeralis isolate Rockhampton chromosome 4, APGP_CSIRO_Bneo_wtdbg2-racon-allhic-juicebox.fasta_v2, whole genome shotgun sequence window:
- the LOC126756158 gene encoding uncharacterized protein LOC126756158 isoform X2 — translation MAEYKTLCPKIIKITALILAFLLLVKTFLCFLLSFAILEEPPEDWPQRLKDDCHPKWYSWFSLILNAVGVVVYSYMYFGILNTHKFNLLVGLIGVTAYLIVSVPAHIVLWILHTRPHTMMTLNCMGTAVSVICSPLSYIHYRRILNDERIQEMEESEYAESKKK, via the exons ATGGCAGAATATAAAACTCTCTGcccgaaaattataaaaataaccgCATTGATTCTAGCATTTCTACTGTTAGTCAAGACATTTCTTTGCTTTCTGTTGTCATTTGCCATACTCGAAGAACCGCCTGAGGATTGGCCACAAAGGCTAAAAG ATGACTGCCATCCCAAATGGTATAGTTGGTTCTCGCTAATTCTCAACGCTGTCGGTGTTGTGGTATATTCTTATATGTACTTTGGCATACTAAAC acACACAAATTTAATCTCTTGGTGGGTCTCATTGGAGTGACGGCTTATCTTATAGTTTCCGTACCAGCTCACATCGTCTTGTGGATATTACATACAAGGCCACATACGATGATGACCTTAAATTGCATGGGAACTG CGGTGTCCGTCATTTGCAGCCCTTTATCCTACATTCACTATCGAAGAATACTCAACGACGAGCGCATTCAAGAAATGGAGGAAAGCGAATATGCAGAAAGTAAAAAGAAATGA
- the LOC126756158 gene encoding uncharacterized protein LOC126756158 isoform X1 gives MAEYKTLCPKIIKITALILAFLLLVKTFLCFLLSFAILEEPPEDWPQRLKEVQMFLWPLLDDCHPKWYSWFSLILNAVGVVVYSYMYFGILNTHKFNLLVGLIGVTAYLIVSVPAHIVLWILHTRPHTMMTLNCMGTAVSVICSPLSYIHYRRILNDERIQEMEESEYAESKKK, from the exons ATGGCAGAATATAAAACTCTCTGcccgaaaattataaaaataaccgCATTGATTCTAGCATTTCTACTGTTAGTCAAGACATTTCTTTGCTTTCTGTTGTCATTTGCCATACTCGAAGAACCGCCTGAGGATTGGCCACAAAGGCTAAAAG AAGTACAAATGTTCTTATGGCCTCTTCTAGATGACTGCCATCCCAAATGGTATAGTTGGTTCTCGCTAATTCTCAACGCTGTCGGTGTTGTGGTATATTCTTATATGTACTTTGGCATACTAAAC acACACAAATTTAATCTCTTGGTGGGTCTCATTGGAGTGACGGCTTATCTTATAGTTTCCGTACCAGCTCACATCGTCTTGTGGATATTACATACAAGGCCACATACGATGATGACCTTAAATTGCATGGGAACTG CGGTGTCCGTCATTTGCAGCCCTTTATCCTACATTCACTATCGAAGAATACTCAACGACGAGCGCATTCAAGAAATGGAGGAAAGCGAATATGCAGAAAGTAAAAAGAAATGA